One genomic region from Argentina anserina chromosome 2, drPotAnse1.1, whole genome shotgun sequence encodes:
- the LOC126781948 gene encoding uncharacterized protein LOC126781948 isoform X2 yields MGLQLITFCLLFLVFREANGARNVLKQERKEEDAPYMTSYGAKERIQEVEAPYITGYISAQGTKVTKEVEAPYLTGYRSAQGTKEVEAPYITGYRSAQDTKVTKDVESPYITGYISAQGTKVTKDVEAPYITGYISAQGTKVTKEVEAPYITGYRSAQGTKVTKEVEAPYITGYGSAQGTKVTKDVEAPYITGYISAQGTKATKEVDAPYITGYRSAQGTKVTKEVEAPYITGYISAQGTKVTKEVEAPYITGYISAQDTKRKEVEAPYITGYISAKDTKGKIDVEAPYITGYISAQGTKGTKEVDAPYITGYISKQDTKNCEHRKKVHPPSQNVVSGMESESPMGRHHHHDHMYAHSSSPMDHTEALKQGFFTFEDFYKGNTLPLNFPKQEHSRFLPKETADSIPFSTSQLPHLLQLFSTPRDSRDGKHMAWTLDQCELKPIKGETKFCATSLESMMDFVQQIIGSGVNFNILSTTHPITSTAITQKYTILDEPKQVLASKMVFCHPVPYPYAVFFCHHFENDTKFFKVSLGGENGDKVEAVAVCHMDTSDWDPDHDLFRLLGIKAGASSPVCHFFPANHLVWIPSSPPAATF; encoded by the exons ATGGGCTTGCAACTCATCACATTCTGCCTTCTGTTTTTAGTG TTTCGTGAGGCCAACGGAGCAAGGAATGTACTCAAACAggagagaaaagaagaagatgcgCCATACATGACTAGTTATGGAGCTAAAGAACGCATACAAGAGGTTGAAGCTCCTTACATAACCGGATACATTTCCGCACAAGGCACCAAGGTCACAAAGGAAGTAGAAGCGCCTTACCTAACCGGATACAGATCCGCACAAGGCACCAAGGAAGTAGAAGCTCCTTACATAACCGGATACAGATCCGCACAAGACACGAAGGTCACGAAGGATGTAGAATCTCCTTACATAACCGGATACATTTCCGCACAAGGCACCAAG GTCACGAAGGATGTAGAAGCTCCATACATAACCGGATACATTTCCGCACAAGGGACCAAGGTCACGAAGGAAGTAGAAGCTCCTTATATAACCGGATACAGATCCGCACAAGGCACCAAG GTCACGAAGGAAGTAGAAGCTCCTTATATAACTGGATACGGATCCGCACAAGGCACCAAGGTCACGAAGGATGTTGAAGCTCCTTACATAACCGGATACATTTCCGCACAAGGCACAAAGGCCACGAAGGAAGTAGATGCTCCTTACATAACCGGATACAGATCCGCACAAGGCACCAAGGTCACAAAGGAAGTAGAAGCTCCTTACATAACCGGATACATTTCCGCACAAGGCACCAAGGTCACAAAGGAGGTAGAAGCGCCTTACATAACAGGGTACATTTCCGCACAAGACACAAAGCGCAAGGAGGTGGAAGCGCCTTACATAACGGGATACATTTCTGCAAAAGACACAAAGGGAAAAATTGATGTAGAGGCGCCTTATATAACTGGATATATTTCTGCACAAGGCACAAAGGGTACAAAAGAAGTAGATGCACCTTACATAACAGGATACATTTCTAAACAAGACACGAAGAACTGCGAACATCGGAAGAAAGTACATCCACCTTCCCAAAATGTGGTTTCTGGAATGGAGTCTGAGTCTCCAATGGGAcgacatcatcatcatgatcACATGTATGCACATTCATCTTCTCCCATGGATCACACTGAGGCGCTCAAGCAGGGGTTTTTCACTTTCGAGGATTTCTACAAAGGGAATACACTGCCACTCAACTTTCCCAAACAAGAGCATTCTCGTTTCTTGCCTAAAGAAACAGCCGATTCCattccattctcaacatcacAGCTCCCACACCTTCTCCAGCTCTTCTCTACCCCACGCGACTCTCGTGACGGAAAACACATGGCTTGGACACTCGACCAGTGCGAGCTCAAACCCATTAAGGGAGAGACTAAGTTCTGTGCTACTTCCCTAGAATCTATGATGGACTTTGTTCAGCAAATCATTGGTTCAGGGGTGAACTTCAACATTCTCTCTACCACCCACCCAATAACCTCTACTGCCATCACACAGAAGTACACTATCTTGGATGAGCCCAAACAAGTCTTGGCTTCAAAAATGGTCTTTTGCCACCCCGTGCCTTATCCTTATGCTGTTTTCTTCTGCCACCACTTTGAGAACGACACCAAGTTCTTCAAGGTTTCACTGGGAGGCGAGAATGGAGATAAGGTGGAAGCTGTAGCTGTTTGTCACATGGACACTTCTGATTGGGACCCTGACCATGATTTGTTTCGCTTGTTGGGAATCAAAGCCGGTGCTTCTTCACCAGTTTGCCATTTTTTCCCTGCAAATCATCTAGTTTGGATTCCTTCGTCACCACCAGCAGCAACCTTCTAA
- the LOC126781948 gene encoding uncharacterized protein LOC126781948 isoform X4, whose translation MGVRSIIIFYLLFVVFREANGARNVLKQERKEEDAPYMTSYGAKERIQEVEAPYITGYISAQGTKVTKEVEAPYLTGYRSAQGTKEVEAPYITGYRSAQDTKVTKDVESPYITGYISAQGTKVTKDVEAPYITGYISAQGTKVTKEVEAPYITGYISAQGTKVTKEVEAPYITGYISAQDTKRKEVEAPYITGYISAKDTKGKIDVEAPYITGYISAQGTKGTKEVDAPYITGYISKQDTKNCEHRKKVHPPSQNVVSGMESESPMGRHHHHDHMYAHSSSPMDHTEALKQGFFTFEDFYKGNTLPLNFPKQEHSRFLPKETADSIPFSTSQLPHLLQLFSTPRDSRDGKHMAWTLDQCELKPIKGETKFCATSLESMMDFVQQIIGSGVNFNILSTTHPITSTAITQKYTILDEPKQVLASKMVFCHPVPYPYAVFFCHHFENDTKFFKVSLGGENGDKVEAVAVCHMDTSDWDPDHDLFRLLGIKAGASSPVCHFFPANHLVWIPSSPPAATF comes from the exons ATGGGCGTCCGatccatcatcatcttctatcTTCTGTTCGTAGTG TTTCGTGAGGCCAACGGAGCAAGGAATGTACTCAAACAggagagaaaagaagaagatgcgCCATACATGACTAGTTATGGAGCTAAAGAACGCATACAAGAGGTTGAAGCTCCTTACATAACCGGATACATTTCCGCACAAGGCACCAAGGTCACAAAGGAAGTAGAAGCGCCTTACCTAACCGGATACAGATCCGCACAAGGCACCAAGGAAGTAGAAGCTCCTTACATAACCGGATACAGATCCGCACAAGACACGAAGGTCACGAAGGATGTAGAATCTCCTTACATAACCGGATACATTTCCGCACAAGGCACCAAG GTCACGAAGGATGTAGAAGCTCCATACATAACCGGATACATTTCCGCACAAGGGACCAAG GTCACAAAGGAAGTAGAAGCTCCTTACATAACCGGATACATTTCCGCACAAGGCACCAAGGTCACAAAGGAGGTAGAAGCGCCTTACATAACAGGGTACATTTCCGCACAAGACACAAAGCGCAAGGAGGTGGAAGCGCCTTACATAACGGGATACATTTCTGCAAAAGACACAAAGGGAAAAATTGATGTAGAGGCGCCTTATATAACTGGATATATTTCTGCACAAGGCACAAAGGGTACAAAAGAAGTAGATGCACCTTACATAACAGGATACATTTCTAAACAAGACACGAAGAACTGCGAACATCGGAAGAAAGTACATCCACCTTCCCAAAATGTGGTTTCTGGAATGGAGTCTGAGTCTCCAATGGGAcgacatcatcatcatgatcACATGTATGCACATTCATCTTCTCCCATGGATCACACTGAGGCGCTCAAGCAGGGGTTTTTCACTTTCGAGGATTTCTACAAAGGGAATACACTGCCACTCAACTTTCCCAAACAAGAGCATTCTCGTTTCTTGCCTAAAGAAACAGCCGATTCCattccattctcaacatcacAGCTCCCACACCTTCTCCAGCTCTTCTCTACCCCACGCGACTCTCGTGACGGAAAACACATGGCTTGGACACTCGACCAGTGCGAGCTCAAACCCATTAAGGGAGAGACTAAGTTCTGTGCTACTTCCCTAGAATCTATGATGGACTTTGTTCAGCAAATCATTGGTTCAGGGGTGAACTTCAACATTCTCTCTACCACCCACCCAATAACCTCTACTGCCATCACACAGAAGTACACTATCTTGGATGAGCCCAAACAAGTCTTGGCTTCAAAAATGGTCTTTTGCCACCCCGTGCCTTATCCTTATGCTGTTTTCTTCTGCCACCACTTTGAGAACGACACCAAGTTCTTCAAGGTTTCACTGGGAGGCGAGAATGGAGATAAGGTGGAAGCTGTAGCTGTTTGTCACATGGACACTTCTGATTGGGACCCTGACCATGATTTGTTTCGCTTGTTGGGAATCAAAGCCGGTGCTTCTTCACCAGTTTGCCATTTTTTCCCTGCAAATCATCTAGTTTGGATTCCTTCGTCACCACCAGCAGCAACCTTCTAA
- the LOC126781948 gene encoding uncharacterized protein LOC126781948 isoform X1 → MGVRSIIIFYLLFVVFREANGARNVLKQERKEEDAPYMTSYGAKERIQEVEAPYITGYISAQGTKVTKEVEAPYLTGYRSAQGTKEVEAPYITGYRSAQDTKVTKDVESPYITGYISAQGTKVTKDVEAPYITGYISAQGTKVTKEVEAPYITGYRSAQGTKVTKEVEAPYITGYGSAQGTKVTKDVEAPYITGYISAQGTKATKEVDAPYITGYRSAQGTKVTKEVEAPYITGYISAQGTKVTKEVEAPYITGYISAQDTKRKEVEAPYITGYISAKDTKGKIDVEAPYITGYISAQGTKGTKEVDAPYITGYISKQDTKNCEHRKKVHPPSQNVVSGMESESPMGRHHHHDHMYAHSSSPMDHTEALKQGFFTFEDFYKGNTLPLNFPKQEHSRFLPKETADSIPFSTSQLPHLLQLFSTPRDSRDGKHMAWTLDQCELKPIKGETKFCATSLESMMDFVQQIIGSGVNFNILSTTHPITSTAITQKYTILDEPKQVLASKMVFCHPVPYPYAVFFCHHFENDTKFFKVSLGGENGDKVEAVAVCHMDTSDWDPDHDLFRLLGIKAGASSPVCHFFPANHLVWIPSSPPAATF, encoded by the exons ATGGGCGTCCGatccatcatcatcttctatcTTCTGTTCGTAGTG TTTCGTGAGGCCAACGGAGCAAGGAATGTACTCAAACAggagagaaaagaagaagatgcgCCATACATGACTAGTTATGGAGCTAAAGAACGCATACAAGAGGTTGAAGCTCCTTACATAACCGGATACATTTCCGCACAAGGCACCAAGGTCACAAAGGAAGTAGAAGCGCCTTACCTAACCGGATACAGATCCGCACAAGGCACCAAGGAAGTAGAAGCTCCTTACATAACCGGATACAGATCCGCACAAGACACGAAGGTCACGAAGGATGTAGAATCTCCTTACATAACCGGATACATTTCCGCACAAGGCACCAAG GTCACGAAGGATGTAGAAGCTCCATACATAACCGGATACATTTCCGCACAAGGGACCAAGGTCACGAAGGAAGTAGAAGCTCCTTATATAACCGGATACAGATCCGCACAAGGCACCAAG GTCACGAAGGAAGTAGAAGCTCCTTATATAACTGGATACGGATCCGCACAAGGCACCAAGGTCACGAAGGATGTTGAAGCTCCTTACATAACCGGATACATTTCCGCACAAGGCACAAAGGCCACGAAGGAAGTAGATGCTCCTTACATAACCGGATACAGATCCGCACAAGGCACCAAGGTCACAAAGGAAGTAGAAGCTCCTTACATAACCGGATACATTTCCGCACAAGGCACCAAGGTCACAAAGGAGGTAGAAGCGCCTTACATAACAGGGTACATTTCCGCACAAGACACAAAGCGCAAGGAGGTGGAAGCGCCTTACATAACGGGATACATTTCTGCAAAAGACACAAAGGGAAAAATTGATGTAGAGGCGCCTTATATAACTGGATATATTTCTGCACAAGGCACAAAGGGTACAAAAGAAGTAGATGCACCTTACATAACAGGATACATTTCTAAACAAGACACGAAGAACTGCGAACATCGGAAGAAAGTACATCCACCTTCCCAAAATGTGGTTTCTGGAATGGAGTCTGAGTCTCCAATGGGAcgacatcatcatcatgatcACATGTATGCACATTCATCTTCTCCCATGGATCACACTGAGGCGCTCAAGCAGGGGTTTTTCACTTTCGAGGATTTCTACAAAGGGAATACACTGCCACTCAACTTTCCCAAACAAGAGCATTCTCGTTTCTTGCCTAAAGAAACAGCCGATTCCattccattctcaacatcacAGCTCCCACACCTTCTCCAGCTCTTCTCTACCCCACGCGACTCTCGTGACGGAAAACACATGGCTTGGACACTCGACCAGTGCGAGCTCAAACCCATTAAGGGAGAGACTAAGTTCTGTGCTACTTCCCTAGAATCTATGATGGACTTTGTTCAGCAAATCATTGGTTCAGGGGTGAACTTCAACATTCTCTCTACCACCCACCCAATAACCTCTACTGCCATCACACAGAAGTACACTATCTTGGATGAGCCCAAACAAGTCTTGGCTTCAAAAATGGTCTTTTGCCACCCCGTGCCTTATCCTTATGCTGTTTTCTTCTGCCACCACTTTGAGAACGACACCAAGTTCTTCAAGGTTTCACTGGGAGGCGAGAATGGAGATAAGGTGGAAGCTGTAGCTGTTTGTCACATGGACACTTCTGATTGGGACCCTGACCATGATTTGTTTCGCTTGTTGGGAATCAAAGCCGGTGCTTCTTCACCAGTTTGCCATTTTTTCCCTGCAAATCATCTAGTTTGGATTCCTTCGTCACCACCAGCAGCAACCTTCTAA
- the LOC126781948 gene encoding uncharacterized protein LOC126781948 isoform X3 — translation MGVRSIIIFYLLFVVFREANGARNVLKQERKEEDAPYMTSYGAKERIQEVEAPYITGYISAQGTKVTKEVEAPYLTGYRSAQGTKEVEAPYITGYRSAQDTKVTKDVESPYITGYISAQGTKVTKDVEAPYITGYISAQGTKVTKEVEAPYITGYRSAQGTKVTKDVEAPYITGYISAQGTKATKEVDAPYITGYRSAQGTKVTKEVEAPYITGYISAQGTKVTKEVEAPYITGYISAQDTKRKEVEAPYITGYISAKDTKGKIDVEAPYITGYISAQGTKGTKEVDAPYITGYISKQDTKNCEHRKKVHPPSQNVVSGMESESPMGRHHHHDHMYAHSSSPMDHTEALKQGFFTFEDFYKGNTLPLNFPKQEHSRFLPKETADSIPFSTSQLPHLLQLFSTPRDSRDGKHMAWTLDQCELKPIKGETKFCATSLESMMDFVQQIIGSGVNFNILSTTHPITSTAITQKYTILDEPKQVLASKMVFCHPVPYPYAVFFCHHFENDTKFFKVSLGGENGDKVEAVAVCHMDTSDWDPDHDLFRLLGIKAGASSPVCHFFPANHLVWIPSSPPAATF, via the exons ATGGGCGTCCGatccatcatcatcttctatcTTCTGTTCGTAGTG TTTCGTGAGGCCAACGGAGCAAGGAATGTACTCAAACAggagagaaaagaagaagatgcgCCATACATGACTAGTTATGGAGCTAAAGAACGCATACAAGAGGTTGAAGCTCCTTACATAACCGGATACATTTCCGCACAAGGCACCAAGGTCACAAAGGAAGTAGAAGCGCCTTACCTAACCGGATACAGATCCGCACAAGGCACCAAGGAAGTAGAAGCTCCTTACATAACCGGATACAGATCCGCACAAGACACGAAGGTCACGAAGGATGTAGAATCTCCTTACATAACCGGATACATTTCCGCACAAGGCACCAAG GTCACGAAGGATGTAGAAGCTCCATACATAACCGGATACATTTCCGCACAAGGGACCAAGGTCACGAAGGAAGTAGAAGCTCCTTATATAACCGGATACAGATCCGCACAAGGCACCAAG GTCACGAAGGATGTTGAAGCTCCTTACATAACCGGATACATTTCCGCACAAGGCACAAAGGCCACGAAGGAAGTAGATGCTCCTTACATAACCGGATACAGATCCGCACAAGGCACCAAGGTCACAAAGGAAGTAGAAGCTCCTTACATAACCGGATACATTTCCGCACAAGGCACCAAGGTCACAAAGGAGGTAGAAGCGCCTTACATAACAGGGTACATTTCCGCACAAGACACAAAGCGCAAGGAGGTGGAAGCGCCTTACATAACGGGATACATTTCTGCAAAAGACACAAAGGGAAAAATTGATGTAGAGGCGCCTTATATAACTGGATATATTTCTGCACAAGGCACAAAGGGTACAAAAGAAGTAGATGCACCTTACATAACAGGATACATTTCTAAACAAGACACGAAGAACTGCGAACATCGGAAGAAAGTACATCCACCTTCCCAAAATGTGGTTTCTGGAATGGAGTCTGAGTCTCCAATGGGAcgacatcatcatcatgatcACATGTATGCACATTCATCTTCTCCCATGGATCACACTGAGGCGCTCAAGCAGGGGTTTTTCACTTTCGAGGATTTCTACAAAGGGAATACACTGCCACTCAACTTTCCCAAACAAGAGCATTCTCGTTTCTTGCCTAAAGAAACAGCCGATTCCattccattctcaacatcacAGCTCCCACACCTTCTCCAGCTCTTCTCTACCCCACGCGACTCTCGTGACGGAAAACACATGGCTTGGACACTCGACCAGTGCGAGCTCAAACCCATTAAGGGAGAGACTAAGTTCTGTGCTACTTCCCTAGAATCTATGATGGACTTTGTTCAGCAAATCATTGGTTCAGGGGTGAACTTCAACATTCTCTCTACCACCCACCCAATAACCTCTACTGCCATCACACAGAAGTACACTATCTTGGATGAGCCCAAACAAGTCTTGGCTTCAAAAATGGTCTTTTGCCACCCCGTGCCTTATCCTTATGCTGTTTTCTTCTGCCACCACTTTGAGAACGACACCAAGTTCTTCAAGGTTTCACTGGGAGGCGAGAATGGAGATAAGGTGGAAGCTGTAGCTGTTTGTCACATGGACACTTCTGATTGGGACCCTGACCATGATTTGTTTCGCTTGTTGGGAATCAAAGCCGGTGCTTCTTCACCAGTTTGCCATTTTTTCCCTGCAAATCATCTAGTTTGGATTCCTTCGTCACCACCAGCAGCAACCTTCTAA